Proteins found in one Arachis stenosperma cultivar V10309 chromosome 8, arast.V10309.gnm1.PFL2, whole genome shotgun sequence genomic segment:
- the LOC130945187 gene encoding flotillin-like protein 4: MMFKVANASEYLVITGAGIKDVKLAKKAWVFPWQSCTTLDLSPVNYTFELQAMSAEKLPFKLPSVFTIGPRVDDHESLLKYAKLLSTHDKLSNHVNDLVQGVIEGETRVLAASMTMDEIFKGTKEFKQGVFEKVQLELNQFGLLIYNANVKQLVDVPGHEYFSYLGKKTQMEAANQAKVDVAEAKKKGEVGAKLREGETLQNAAKIDAETKIIATQKKGEGDKEEINVRTSVKVFENSKEAEVAEANAELARKKAEWSKVAKLAEMEATKAVSLREAELQGEVERMNAKARTEKLRADYLTQASVEYETKAQEANWELYKKQKEAEAVLFQKEKEAEAQKKLAEAEFFARQQAADAQLYAKKKEAEGLMALGKAQGAYLKTLHEALGGNYAALRDYLMIERGMYQEIARINGDAVRGLKPNISIWTNGNGEGGDGGSALKEVAGVYKMLPPLFKTVEEQTGMLPPAWMGTLPRKNADQASLK; this comes from the exons ATGATGTTCAAGGTAGCGAATGCATCGGAATACCTGGTAATAACAGGTGCTGGGATCAAAGACGTGAAGCTTGCGAAGAAAGCATGGGTGTTTCCATGGCAATCATGCACCACCTTGGACCTTTCTCCGGTAAACTACACGTTCGAGCTCCAAGCCATGAGCGCCGAGAAGCTCCCTTTCAAGCTTCCTTCGGTGTTCACAATTGGTCCACGTGTCGACGATCACGAGTCTCTCTTAAAGTACGCCAAGCTCCTCTCGACCCATGATAAGCTCTCCAACCACGTTAATGATCTCGTCCAAGGAGTCATTGAGGGTGAGACGCGTGTTCTCGCCGCCTCTATGACTATGGACGAGATCTTCAAGGGAACCAAGGAGTTCAAGCAAG GTGTGTTCGAGAAAGTTCAGCTAGAACTGAATCAGTTTGGGCTGCTGATCTACAATGCGAACGTGAAGCAGCTGGTGGATGTGCCGGGACATGAGTACTTCTCTTACTTGGGCAAGAAGACTCAGATGGAGGCTGCAAATCAGGCCAAGGTGGACGTTGCTGAGGCCAAGAAGAAGGGAGAGGTTGGTGCCAAGCTTAGGGAAGGCGAGACGCTCCAGAATGCGGCCAAGATTGATGCTGAGACGAAGATCATTGCCACTCAGAAGAAAGGCGAGGGCGATAAGGAGGAGATCAAC GTGAGGACATCAGTGAAGGTTTTTGAGAATTCGAAGGAAGCAGAGGTGGCAGAGGCAAATGCAGAGCTGGCAAGGAAGAAGGCGGAGTGGTCGAAGGTGGCGAAGTTGGCGGAGATGGAGGCTACAAAGGCAGTGTCTTTGAGGGAGGCAGAGCTGCAGGGGGAGGTTGAGAGGATGAATGCTAAGGCCAGGACTGAGAAACTTAGAGCTGATTACCTTACCCAGGCAAGCGTTGAGTATGAGACCAAG GCACAAGAGGCCAACTGGGAACTatacaagaaacaaaaagaagCAGAAGCAGTTCTTTTCCAGAAGGAGAAAGAAGCTGAAGCACAAAAGAAATTGGCAGAGGCAGAGTTTTTCGCTCGCCAACAAGCTGCCGATGCGCAGCTATATGCGAAGAAGAAGGAGGCAGAGGGGCTTATGGCATTAGGGAAAGCCCAAGGTGCATATCTAAAGACACTCCATGAAGCACTTGGAGGAAACTATGCAGCTCTAAGGGACTACTTGATGATAGAACGTGGAATGTATCAAGAGATTGCTAGGATTAATGGCGACGCGGTACGTGGACTCAAGCCGAATATCAGCATTTGGACAAACGGCAATGGCGAAGGTGGTGACGGTGGCAGTGCTTTGAAGGAGGTTGCTGGTGTGTATAAGATGTTGCCACCTTTGTTTAAGACAGTTGAAGAACAAACTGGTATGCTGCCTCCGGCTTGGATGGGAACCTTGCCTCGAAAGAATGCGGATCAAGCTTCTTTAAAGTGA